The following are encoded in a window of Sulfitobacter sp. S190 genomic DNA:
- the xseA gene encoding exodeoxyribonuclease VII large subunit translates to MDLFDDGPADETGDNSPEFTVGELSGAIKRVIEGEFGHVRIRGEVGRVSLPRSGHVYLDLKDDKAVIAGVIWKGVASKLDTMPEEGMEVIATGRVTTFGGQSKYQVVIEDIKPAGMGALMALLEKRKAQLAAEGLFDPQLKKPLPYLPDVIGVVTSPSGAVIRDILHRLRDRFPRKVLIWPVAVQGAKCAPEVARAIAGFNKLTPGGAMPRPDLLIVARGGGSVEDLWGFNEEIVARAAAASDIPLISAVGHETDTTLIDFVSDKRAPTPTAAAELAVPVRHELMAYLDQQHARMSRALSQGLIQRGQRLRDLGRALPRPDMLIEGPAQRLDRAAERLGPALIAGVQARKVRLADRSGGLRPAALRNRIAQEDRRLATLSSRLKPALARMVADKQRALQSRALRPDALVREHRRQQARLDDIARRLAVAGQRLTGKWRTQIEAAERLRLTLGYEATLERGFAVVRSDERVITDTQSAKAATSLEIQFADGRVTIGGAATPRKSKGPAPDQGSLF, encoded by the coding sequence ATGGACTTATTCGACGACGGCCCGGCAGACGAAACAGGCGACAACAGCCCCGAATTCACGGTGGGCGAGCTGTCGGGCGCGATCAAACGTGTCATCGAGGGAGAGTTCGGCCATGTCCGCATCCGCGGCGAGGTGGGCCGGGTCAGTCTGCCACGCTCGGGACATGTCTATCTCGACCTCAAGGACGACAAGGCCGTCATCGCGGGCGTCATCTGGAAGGGCGTGGCGTCCAAGCTCGACACGATGCCGGAGGAGGGCATGGAGGTGATCGCCACGGGGCGGGTCACCACCTTTGGTGGCCAGTCGAAATATCAGGTGGTGATCGAGGACATCAAACCGGCGGGCATGGGCGCGCTGATGGCGCTGCTGGAAAAACGCAAGGCACAGCTGGCCGCCGAAGGTCTGTTCGATCCGCAGCTGAAAAAGCCGCTGCCCTATCTTCCGGACGTGATCGGGGTCGTGACCTCGCCCTCGGGCGCGGTGATCCGCGACATCCTGCACCGGTTGCGCGACCGCTTCCCGCGCAAGGTGCTGATCTGGCCGGTAGCAGTGCAGGGCGCGAAATGCGCACCCGAAGTGGCCCGCGCCATTGCGGGTTTCAACAAACTGACACCGGGCGGTGCCATGCCGCGTCCCGATCTGCTGATCGTGGCGCGGGGCGGCGGATCGGTCGAGGACCTGTGGGGCTTCAACGAAGAAATCGTGGCGCGCGCCGCCGCGGCCTCAGACATCCCGCTGATTTCGGCGGTGGGGCATGAAACGGACACCACGCTCATCGATTTCGTCTCGGACAAACGGGCACCCACCCCCACGGCAGCGGCCGAACTGGCGGTGCCGGTGCGCCATGAGCTGATGGCCTATCTCGACCAGCAACACGCCCGCATGAGCCGGGCACTGAGTCAGGGTTTGATCCAGCGCGGCCAGCGCCTGCGCGACTTGGGGCGTGCGCTGCCGCGTCCCGACATGCTGATCGAAGGACCGGCACAGCGCCTGGACCGGGCTGCCGAACGCCTCGGGCCTGCGCTCATCGCGGGGGTGCAGGCCCGCAAGGTCCGGCTGGCCGATCGCAGCGGCGGTTTGCGACCCGCGGCATTACGCAACCGCATCGCGCAGGAAGACCGCCGCCTTGCCACCCTGTCGTCACGGCTGAAACCCGCACTGGCGCGGATGGTCGCGGACAAGCAGCGCGCATTGCAAAGCCGGGCCCTGCGCCCCGACGCATTGGTGCGCGAACACCGCAGGCAGCAGGCGCGGCTCGACGACATCGCACGTCGCTTGGCGGTCGCGGGCCAGCGTCTGACCGGCAAATGGCGAACCCAGATCGAAGCCGCCGAGCGGCTTCGCCTGACGCTGGGCTATGAGGCCACGCTGGAGCGGGGCTTTGCCGTTGTGCGCAGCGATGAACGGGTCATCACCGATACGCAATCTGCCAAAGCTGCGACGAGCCTCGAAATACAGTTTGCCGATGGACGGGTAACGATCGGCGGCGCAGCCACGCCGCGAAAATCGAAAGGCCCGGCACCTGATCAGGGCTCACTGTTCTAG
- a CDS encoding peptidoglycan-binding domain-containing protein, translated as MTHHLRVLTLCATAALSACDMPRAAQTVSAQGVVQGNGLAPPGAPRGTCWGKIPTPAVIETVTEQVLVTPAKTNADGTIATLPVYRDETRQNIVTPRTDRWFETPCPPAFTVEFVSTLQRALKARGRYAGPINGNLDSATRAAVLDVQRANGLSSDVLSIETARMLGLVAAPRDG; from the coding sequence ATGACACATCATCTGCGGGTATTGACCCTCTGCGCGACCGCCGCCCTGTCGGCCTGCGACATGCCGCGTGCGGCACAGACCGTGAGCGCGCAAGGCGTCGTGCAGGGCAACGGGTTGGCCCCACCGGGCGCACCGCGCGGCACCTGCTGGGGCAAGATTCCCACGCCCGCGGTCATCGAAACGGTGACAGAACAGGTGCTCGTAACTCCTGCAAAGACGAATGCCGACGGCACAATCGCGACCCTGCCCGTCTACCGCGACGAGACCCGCCAGAACATCGTCACGCCGCGTACGGACCGCTGGTTCGAGACCCCCTGCCCGCCTGCCTTTACGGTCGAGTTCGTCTCGACGCTCCAGCGGGCGCTGAAGGCCCGTGGTCGCTACGCCGGGCCCATCAACGGCAATCTGGACAGCGCCACCCGCGCGGCCGTTCTGGACGTGCAGCGCGCCAACGGGCTGTCGAGCGATGTCTTGTCCATCGAAACGGCGCGGATGCTGGGGCTGGTGGCTGCCCCGCGCGACGGCTGA
- the ftsY gene encoding signal recognition particle-docking protein FtsY, producing MAFFKKLKDRLFKSSSKLDEGLEAIVNDGGVEEPVDTVMETPAEAIEDVPEAVDHGASEPAPAPDHDAAAQAQAAQRAAADAAMREADRVAQEERRQAQAAEEAARRAREQVDAEAQAEATRQAEEAAQQATAEATARAAAEAEAQAAAEAESRAAEAEAQAAAEAEAQAAAEAEAQAAVEAESRAVQSAPPAPEPLRTTLTPVAPMASVPEEPARKTGILGRLMGRTAAPVMRRVLDDDMLEQLEELLITADMGVDTAMRVTANMAEGRLGRKLSVDEIKALMSSEIARIMEPVAKPLPLYSKTPQVVLVVGVNGSGKTTTIGKLASQFRAAGKKVVIAAGDTFRAAAVEQLQVWGERAGVPVLTAPEGSDPASLAFDAMGRAQEDGADLLMIDTAGRLQNRSDLMEELAKIVRVIRKKDLDAPHNTLLVLDATTGQNAVNQVKVFQEISDVSGLVMTKLDGTAKGGVLVALADQFGLPIHAIGVGEQIDDLAPFDPEEFADALTGVDR from the coding sequence GTGGCGTTTTTCAAAAAACTCAAAGACCGTCTGTTCAAATCCTCCTCCAAACTGGACGAGGGGCTGGAGGCGATTGTCAACGACGGCGGCGTCGAGGAACCGGTCGATACGGTGATGGAAACCCCCGCCGAAGCAATCGAGGACGTGCCCGAGGCCGTGGATCACGGTGCGTCCGAACCTGCCCCCGCGCCGGACCATGATGCCGCCGCGCAAGCGCAAGCCGCCCAGCGTGCCGCCGCCGACGCGGCAATGCGCGAAGCCGACCGTGTGGCGCAGGAAGAGCGTCGTCAGGCGCAGGCAGCCGAGGAAGCAGCCCGCCGCGCGCGCGAGCAGGTTGATGCCGAAGCACAGGCCGAGGCCACCCGGCAGGCCGAAGAGGCCGCGCAACAGGCCACAGCAGAGGCCACCGCCCGCGCCGCCGCCGAGGCGGAAGCCCAAGCCGCGGCAGAGGCCGAAAGCCGCGCCGCCGAGGCGGAAGCCCAAGCCGCTGCAGAAGCGGAAGCCCAAGCCGCTGCAGAAGCGGAAGCTCAGGCTGCGGTAGAGGCCGAAAGCCGCGCTGTGCAATCTGCCCCGCCTGCGCCCGAACCGCTGCGCACGACCCTGACGCCCGTTGCCCCGATGGCGAGCGTTCCCGAAGAGCCTGCCCGCAAAACCGGCATTCTTGGCCGTCTGATGGGCCGCACGGCCGCGCCCGTCATGCGCCGCGTGCTGGACGACGACATGCTCGAGCAGCTCGAAGAGCTGCTGATCACCGCCGATATGGGCGTCGATACGGCCATGCGGGTGACCGCCAACATGGCAGAAGGACGGTTGGGCCGAAAACTCTCGGTTGACGAGATCAAGGCGCTGATGTCCTCCGAAATCGCACGCATCATGGAGCCCGTCGCCAAACCCCTGCCGCTTTATTCCAAGACGCCGCAGGTGGTGCTGGTCGTTGGCGTCAACGGATCGGGCAAAACCACCACCATCGGCAAATTGGCCAGCCAGTTCCGTGCAGCGGGCAAAAAGGTCGTGATTGCCGCGGGTGATACCTTTCGCGCCGCCGCGGTCGAGCAGCTTCAGGTCTGGGGCGAGCGTGCCGGCGTGCCGGTGCTGACGGCTCCCGAAGGCTCGGACCCCGCGAGCCTTGCCTTTGACGCGATGGGCCGCGCGCAGGAAGACGGCGCCGACCTGCTGATGATCGACACCGCCGGTCGGCTGCAAAACCGCTCCGACCTGATGGAGGAGCTGGCTAAGATCGTGCGCGTCATTCGCAAGAAAGACCTCGATGCGCCGCACAACACGCTGTTGGTGCTGGACGCGACGACGGGGCAGAACGCGGTCAATCAGGTCAAGGTCTTTCAGGAAATTTCCGATGTCTCCGGCCTCGTGATGACAAAACTCGACGGCACCGCCAAAGGGGGCGTGCTCGTGGCGCTGGCAGACCAGTTCGGCCTGCCCATCCACGCCATCGGCGTGGGCGAACAGATCGACGATCTTGCGCCGTTCGATCCCGAAGAATTTGCCGATGCACTCACGGGTGTGGACCGCTAG
- the purD gene encoding phosphoribosylamine--glycine ligase, translating to MNILILGGGGREHSLAWAVVQNPKCDRLVVAPGNAGLSQISDCANFDINDGGAVVTFVEEESIDFVIIGPEAPLAAGVADRLRDAGIAVFGPSQAAAALEASKAFTKEICAAVDAPTAAYGHFTDAAAAKAHVTAQGAPIVVKADGLAAGKGVIIAETVAQAHAAIDDMFGGEFGAAGAEVVIEEFMDGEEASFFVLCDGTDVLPIGTAQDHKRVGDGDTGPNTGGMGAYSPAPVLTDQIAEIALRDIITPTMAEMARRGMPYQGVLYAGLMIKDGQPRLVEYNVRFGDPECQVLMMRLGAQALDLMLAAAHGGLRDARVNWADDHALTVVMAAKGYPGSYDKGSVIGGLDAIEGDSSNMVFHAGTASEGGQVIATGGRVLNVTARGATLADAQARAYAMVDSIDWSDGFCRRDIGWRALG from the coding sequence ATGAATATTCTGATCCTGGGCGGTGGTGGACGTGAACACAGTCTCGCATGGGCGGTCGTGCAGAATCCCAAATGTGACAGGCTGGTCGTGGCGCCGGGCAACGCGGGGCTTTCGCAAATCTCCGATTGCGCCAATTTCGACATCAACGATGGCGGCGCGGTGGTCACATTCGTCGAAGAAGAAAGCATCGATTTCGTCATCATCGGCCCCGAGGCACCGCTTGCCGCGGGGGTGGCCGACAGGCTGCGTGACGCGGGCATCGCGGTATTCGGCCCGTCACAGGCCGCAGCGGCCCTCGAGGCATCCAAGGCCTTCACAAAGGAAATCTGTGCCGCCGTCGATGCGCCGACCGCAGCCTACGGCCATTTCACCGATGCGGCGGCAGCCAAGGCCCACGTCACCGCTCAGGGCGCACCGATCGTCGTCAAAGCGGACGGGTTGGCGGCGGGCAAAGGGGTGATCATTGCCGAAACCGTGGCACAGGCGCATGCGGCCATCGATGACATGTTCGGGGGCGAATTCGGGGCGGCCGGCGCCGAAGTCGTGATCGAGGAGTTCATGGACGGCGAGGAAGCATCTTTTTTCGTGCTGTGTGACGGCACGGATGTTCTGCCCATCGGGACGGCGCAAGACCACAAGCGCGTGGGCGACGGCGACACCGGGCCCAATACAGGCGGCATGGGCGCCTATTCGCCCGCGCCCGTTTTGACCGATCAGATCGCCGAGATCGCCTTGCGCGATATCATAACGCCCACGATGGCCGAAATGGCGCGGCGCGGCATGCCGTATCAGGGGGTGCTTTATGCCGGTCTGATGATCAAGGACGGCCAGCCACGGCTGGTCGAATACAATGTCCGGTTTGGCGATCCCGAATGTCAGGTTCTGATGATGCGACTGGGTGCACAGGCGCTTGACCTGATGCTGGCGGCGGCGCACGGCGGGCTGCGCGATGCACGGGTCAATTGGGCCGATGATCACGCTTTGACGGTTGTAATGGCGGCCAAGGGCTATCCCGGCAGCTATGACAAAGGGTCGGTGATCGGCGGGCTGGACGCCATCGAAGGCGACAGCAGCAACATGGTGTTTCACGCCGGTACCGCGTCCGAGGGCGGACAGGTCATCGCCACGGGCGGCCGGGTGCTGAACGTCACGGCGCGCGGTGCCACGCTGGCGGATGCGCAGGCACGGGCCTACGCGATGGTCGACAGCATTGACTGGTCGGATGGCTTCTGCCGCCGGGATATCGGCTGGCGTGCGCTTGGCTGA
- a CDS encoding lytic transglycosylase domain-containing protein, translating into MTFLLIALVWAGTAAAGPPQKHCSTGKWGHAHCIRTAHFAHDTCRAIETFSARHGLDTGFFARLIWQESRFDPNALSPANARGIAQFIPSTARLRGLKDPYNPADALEHSAQYLAEMVRRYGNEGMAAIGYNGGERRAEGFLEGKGLARETVNYVPIITGLSAEQWRDAPPQAHDFRLSKTEAFYPACLQMAKNRKLTPLKRPPPKLKPWGVQIGFGTSRDAARRKIAGQTRACRSLVQREKLDLVYVKNRVSGRKGYYFGRLGRNTRGGAQKLCRQLQARGCKCLVQRNK; encoded by the coding sequence GTGACCTTTCTTCTGATTGCCCTTGTCTGGGCGGGCACGGCAGCCGCCGGGCCGCCGCAGAAACACTGCTCGACCGGGAAATGGGGCCATGCCCATTGCATCCGCACGGCGCATTTTGCCCACGACACCTGCCGCGCGATCGAGACTTTTTCCGCCCGTCACGGGCTCGACACAGGGTTCTTCGCACGTCTGATCTGGCAGGAAAGCCGGTTTGACCCGAACGCCCTGAGCCCCGCAAACGCGCGTGGCATTGCGCAGTTCATTCCCTCGACGGCGCGGCTGCGCGGGTTGAAAGATCCGTATAACCCGGCAGATGCGCTGGAGCATTCAGCCCAATACCTCGCCGAGATGGTCCGCCGGTATGGCAACGAAGGCATGGCGGCGATCGGCTACAACGGTGGCGAGCGGCGGGCGGAAGGGTTTCTGGAAGGCAAGGGTCTGGCCCGCGAAACGGTGAACTATGTCCCGATCATCACCGGGCTGAGCGCGGAGCAATGGCGCGATGCACCGCCGCAGGCGCATGATTTCCGGCTGTCGAAAACCGAAGCCTTTTACCCCGCCTGCTTGCAGATGGCCAAGAACCGCAAGCTGACCCCGTTGAAGCGACCGCCGCCAAAGCTGAAGCCTTGGGGCGTCCAGATCGGATTTGGCACGTCACGGGACGCGGCACGCCGCAAGATCGCCGGACAGACACGGGCCTGCCGGAGCCTTGTCCAGCGCGAGAAACTGGATCTGGTCTACGTCAAGAACCGGGTTTCGGGCCGCAAGGGGTATTACTTCGGACGGTTGGGCCGCAACACGCGGGGCGGCGCGCAAAAGCTGTGTCGCCAGCTGCAGGCACGCGGGTGCAAATGCCTCGTGCAGCGCAACAAATAG
- a CDS encoding NAD(P)H-dependent oxidoreductase subunit E: protein MALDTAKDGAGKGVWKSGKGKGRTHTKGRQLRDDAWTEVRDLLGERSRDRDQLIEHLHLIQDAHGHLSAAHLRALAEEMRLSMAEVYEVATFYAHFDVVKEDDTPPPALTIRVCDSLSCELAGAQALKSALEQGLDPHQVRVLRAPCMGRCDTAPVLELGHNHIDHATPEKVQAAIAQNDTHAHIPDYQTLDAYRADGGYATLADLRDHGDWEAVQDKVLASGLRGLGGAGFPSGKKWGFVRANDGVRYLAVNGDEGEPGTFKDRYYLERTPHLFLEGMLIAAWAVEADRAFIYMRDEYPAVLHILAREIAALEATGIVEKGYIDLRRGAGAYICGEESAMIESIEGKRGLPRHRPPFVAQVGIFGRPTLVHNVETLHWIARVCREGPEILNSVEKNGRTGLRSYSVSGRVARPGVHLLPAGSTIMDVIEAAGGMAEGHSFKAYQPGGPSSGLLPASMNDIPLDFDTLQPHDSFIGSAAVVVLSQDDSARAAALNMLRFFEDESCGQCTPCRVGCEKAVKLMEADTWDRGLLEELSQAMVDASICGLGQAAPNPIRLTMKHFGDEI, encoded by the coding sequence ATGGCACTCGACACAGCCAAGGACGGCGCCGGCAAAGGCGTCTGGAAATCGGGCAAAGGCAAGGGGCGCACCCACACGAAGGGCCGCCAGCTGCGTGATGATGCCTGGACCGAGGTGCGTGACCTGCTCGGGGAGCGTTCGCGCGACCGCGACCAGCTGATCGAACATCTGCACCTTATTCAGGATGCCCATGGTCATCTCTCCGCCGCGCATCTGCGCGCGCTGGCCGAGGAAATGCGGCTCAGCATGGCCGAGGTCTATGAGGTCGCGACCTTCTATGCCCATTTCGATGTGGTGAAGGAGGACGACACACCACCGCCGGCTCTGACGATCCGAGTCTGCGACAGCCTCAGCTGCGAACTGGCGGGCGCGCAGGCCTTGAAATCGGCGCTCGAACAGGGGCTTGATCCGCATCAGGTCCGTGTGCTGCGGGCGCCCTGCATGGGGCGGTGCGACACCGCGCCGGTGCTTGAGCTGGGCCATAACCACATCGATCACGCCACACCCGAAAAGGTACAGGCCGCCATCGCGCAGAACGACACGCACGCCCACATCCCCGACTACCAGACGCTCGATGCCTACCGCGCCGACGGCGGCTATGCCACGCTCGCCGATCTGCGCGATCACGGCGATTGGGAAGCGGTGCAGGACAAGGTGCTGGCATCCGGCCTGCGCGGTCTGGGCGGCGCGGGCTTTCCGTCGGGCAAAAAATGGGGCTTCGTGCGCGCCAATGACGGCGTGCGCTATCTCGCCGTGAACGGCGACGAGGGCGAACCGGGCACCTTCAAGGACCGCTACTACCTCGAACGGACCCCGCATCTGTTTCTCGAAGGGATGCTGATCGCCGCATGGGCAGTCGAGGCCGATCGCGCCTTTATCTATATGCGGGATGAATACCCCGCCGTGCTGCATATTCTGGCGCGCGAAATTGCCGCGCTCGAGGCGACAGGTATCGTCGAGAAAGGCTATATCGATCTGCGCCGCGGCGCGGGCGCCTATATCTGCGGCGAAGAATCCGCGATGATCGAAAGCATCGAGGGCAAGCGCGGCCTGCCGCGCCACCGGCCGCCTTTTGTGGCGCAGGTTGGCATTTTCGGCCGTCCGACCCTCGTGCACAATGTCGAAACCCTGCACTGGATCGCGCGGGTCTGCCGTGAAGGTCCCGAAATCCTCAATTCTGTCGAAAAGAACGGCCGCACGGGCCTGCGCAGCTATTCCGTCTCGGGCCGCGTCGCGCGCCCCGGTGTCCATCTGCTGCCCGCAGGCTCGACGATCATGGACGTGATCGAGGCCGCCGGCGGCATGGCCGAGGGTCACAGCTTCAAGGCCTATCAGCCCGGCGGCCCGTCGTCCGGCCTTCTGCCCGCCTCGATGAACGACATTCCGCTGGATTTTGACACGCTGCAACCGCATGACAGTTTCATCGGGTCCGCCGCGGTGGTCGTGCTGTCACAAGACGACAGCGCGCGCGCTGCTGCACTCAACATGCTGCGTTTCTTCGAGGACGAAAGCTGCGGCCAGTGCACGCCCTGCCGTGTGGGCTGTGAAAAGGCGGTCAAGCTGATGGAAGCCGACACGTGGGATCGCGGCCTGCTCGAAGAGCTAAGCCAGGCGATGGTGGATGCGTCGATTTGCGGTCTGGGGCAGGCGGCGCCGAACCCGATCCGGTTGACGATGAAACACTTCGGCGACGAAATCTGA
- a CDS encoding 2Fe-2S iron-sulfur cluster-binding protein yields the protein MAKITYVEHSGTEHVVEVANGLTVMEGARDNNIPGIEADCGGACACSTCHVYVDAAWVEKLPAKDDMEEDMLDFAYEPDPARSRLTCQLKVTDALDGLRVQMPEKQI from the coding sequence ATGGCCAAGATCACTTACGTCGAACACTCTGGCACCGAACACGTTGTTGAGGTGGCCAACGGGCTGACCGTCATGGAAGGCGCGCGCGACAACAACATTCCGGGCATCGAAGCCGACTGCGGCGGGGCCTGTGCCTGCTCGACCTGTCACGTCTATGTCGATGCCGCCTGGGTCGAAAAACTGCCCGCCAAGGACGACATGGAAGAAGACATGCTGGACTTCGCCTACGAGCCCGATCCCGCACGCTCGCGGCTGACGTGCCAGTTGAAGGTGACCGACGCGCTGGACGGGCTGCGCGTGCAAATGCCGGAAAAACAGATCTGA
- a CDS encoding VCBS repeat-containing protein, with amino-acid sequence MFRRARRLAERVLARHLRRALPMLCLGLAGAMPSATAAQDPQPWVSSGVEWARFAAPTARYPHGVLGDEIEYGALEIKYDGDARVFTLTLPTARVFEDTTPRVVDVDGDGLAEVVVVESDRDQGARLAIYNGAGLLAATPFIGQRFRWLAPVAIADLDGDGAVELAYIDRPHLAKTLRIWRYANDGLIEVASQEGLTNHRIGERDIAGGLRNCADGPEMIVARADWRRVMSVRFDGTGLITTELGPHTGRDSFAKAMAC; translated from the coding sequence ATGTTTCGCCGGGCGCGGCGTCTGGCGGAGCGGGTGTTGGCCCGTCACCTGCGCCGCGCACTGCCGATGCTGTGTCTGGGGCTGGCGGGGGCCATGCCAAGCGCAACCGCAGCGCAGGACCCCCAGCCATGGGTGAGCAGTGGCGTCGAATGGGCACGCTTTGCCGCGCCCACTGCCCGCTATCCCCACGGGGTGCTGGGCGATGAAATCGAATACGGTGCGCTCGAAATCAAATACGACGGCGACGCGCGTGTCTTTACACTGACCCTGCCCACCGCACGTGTGTTCGAGGACACGACCCCCCGTGTTGTGGACGTCGATGGTGACGGTCTCGCAGAGGTGGTTGTGGTCGAAAGCGACCGCGATCAGGGCGCGCGGCTGGCAATCTACAACGGCGCGGGCCTCTTGGCCGCCACGCCCTTCATCGGGCAAAGGTTCAGGTGGCTGGCCCCCGTGGCCATTGCCGATCTGGACGGTGACGGCGCCGTCGAACTGGCCTATATCGACCGTCCCCATCTGGCCAAGACACTGCGCATCTGGCGCTACGCGAACGATGGGCTGATCGAGGTTGCATCGCAAGAGGGGCTGACAAATCACCGCATCGGTGAACGTGACATCGCGGGGGGCCTGCGAAACTGCGCTGACGGCCCTGAGATGATCGTGGCGCGGGCCGACTGGCGGCGGGTCATGTCTGTGCGCTTTGACGGCACCGGGCTGATCACGACGGAACTCGGGCCGCATACCGGCCGCGACAGCTTTGCCAAGGCGATGGCATGCTGA